A window of Natranaerovirga pectinivora contains these coding sequences:
- a CDS encoding ABC transporter permease: MVITKKERRMVAFVWFTSIFVLLEVLAFFLMFVMKDTMAAAKLPFPHTIFIVFVNNWRSLLEAGVITFSRAAIGFGIGAGVGIFLAVIMSLSKTAEKIAFPYLIMSQMIPVLGLAPIIFNIVRDMNLSRIIIAAYITFFPVSVNMLSGLKSVEQDKKDLLYSIATSKFEVYRKLMFPFSMSYLFTGLKIAAPMAVTASILVDMLGSRGGIGVRILYSLYSNTTDIFWASVMTSALMGIFSFYVIVIAENLLLPWRRGASKKDGEKV; this comes from the coding sequence ATGGTGATTACAAAAAAAGAAAGGCGGATGGTGGCTTTTGTATGGTTTACAAGCATTTTTGTATTGCTAGAGGTATTGGCATTTTTCTTAATGTTTGTAATGAAAGATACAATGGCCGCAGCTAAGTTACCTTTTCCTCATACAATTTTCATTGTGTTTGTTAACAATTGGAGGTCTTTACTAGAAGCAGGCGTTATTACTTTTTCAAGAGCCGCTATAGGTTTTGGTATTGGGGCTGGGGTAGGTATATTCCTTGCTGTGATAATGAGTTTGTCAAAAACAGCAGAAAAAATTGCTTTTCCCTACTTGATTATGTCACAAATGATTCCTGTTTTAGGTCTGGCACCTATCATTTTCAATATTGTTAGAGATATGAATTTATCAAGAATTATTATAGCCGCATATATTACATTCTTCCCTGTATCCGTAAACATGTTAAGTGGATTAAAAAGTGTGGAGCAGGATAAAAAGGATTTATTGTATTCTATTGCGACGAGCAAATTTGAAGTGTATCGCAAACTAATGTTTCCCTTTTCCATGTCCTATTTGTTTACAGGCTTAAAAATAGCTGCACCTATGGCAGTTACTGCATCTATTTTAGTGGATATGTTAGGGTCTAGAGGGGGTATTGGTGTAAGAATTCTTTATTCCTTATATTCTAATACAACAGATATTTTTTGGGCATCTGTAATGACCAGTGCTTTAATGGGTATTTTTAGCTTTTATGTGATTGTTATAGCAGAAAATTTATTACTACCTTGGAGACGAGGCGCATCTAAAAAGGATGGTGAGAAAGTATGA
- a CDS encoding ABC transporter ATP-binding protein, which translates to MNGSEIQIKNVNMIYKGKRGEDIVALNDVNLDIREGEFISLLGPSGCGKTTLLRIIADLLRPTTGSVTINGQSPKDIRLQRKYGIVFQNPVLYDWRTVRRNICLPMEIMKIPRKERTARIDKTLDLVGLKDFGYEYPFELSGGMQQRIGIARALALDPEILLMDEPFSALDEFTREKLNEDLLKIWRKTKKTIIFVTHNIPESVFLSDRVVVLSPHPGRVSAVVDIDLPRPRESSLREMPEFYEYVAKIRKSFEGV; encoded by the coding sequence ATGAATGGATCAGAAATCCAAATTAAAAATGTCAATATGATTTATAAAGGAAAAAGAGGGGAGGACATTGTTGCCCTAAACGATGTGAATCTCGATATTAGAGAAGGCGAGTTTATTTCTCTCTTAGGTCCTTCAGGATGTGGTAAAACCACATTGCTTCGTATCATTGCAGATTTGTTACGACCAACGACAGGAAGTGTAACCATTAATGGTCAATCACCAAAAGATATAAGGTTACAAAGAAAGTATGGTATTGTCTTTCAAAATCCTGTTCTTTACGATTGGAGAACAGTAAGAAGAAATATTTGTCTTCCAATGGAAATTATGAAAATACCAAGAAAAGAAAGAACAGCACGTATCGATAAAACTTTAGATCTAGTAGGTTTAAAAGATTTTGGTTACGAGTATCCCTTTGAGTTAAGTGGTGGTATGCAACAAAGGATTGGGATTGCAAGAGCCTTGGCATTAGATCCTGAGATTTTATTAATGGATGAGCCATTTTCAGCTCTTGATGAGTTTACCCGTGAAAAATTGAATGAGGATTTATTGAAGATATGGAGAAAGACGAAAAAAACCATTATTTTTGTTACACATAATATTCCAGAATCTGTATTTTTATCAGATAGAGTAGTGGTATTATCACCCCATCCAGGAAGGGTTTCAGCAGTGGTAGATATTGACTTGCCTCGCCCAAGAGAAAGTTCTCTAAGAGAGATGCCTGAGTTTTATGAATATGTGGCAAAGATTAGAAAAAGCTTTGAGGGGGTATAA
- the preA gene encoding NAD-dependent dihydropyrimidine dehydrogenase subunit PreA: MELRTLNEFSARNEMEGCLICHNAPCTKRCPHGLDPAKVIRSLRFENINGAIASAKDNAICKACDTKDCVKTCLKGKVDRPVEIPSLMTYIGNINKNKGIKKVDLGIEFCGIPCENPFFLSSSVVASNYEMVAKAFEMGWAGVAFKTIGVFVPEEVSPRFSTIRKEGNSFIGFKNIEQISDHTLEENLEYLKKLKEDYPSKIIIASILGQNEEEWTYLARRMTEVGADIIECNFSCPHMTGEGLGSDVGQNPDLVALYTAATRRGTHLPILAKMTPNIGNMEIPAIAAMDNGATGIAAINTIKSIMNIHLDDFSSEPQVDGKSSVGGYSGKTVKPIALRFINDMKKHPKLVDVPISGMGGIESWRDGAEFLALGCENLQITTSVMQYGYRIIDDLIEGLSTYVGEMGFDSVQEMVGMALPKLVQAEKLNRHSISYPKFEKTNCIGCGRCYLSCYDGGHQAIEMDEDQEKPKLLPKKCVGCHLCVVVCPVGAISPGKRVEISQ; this comes from the coding sequence ATGGAACTAAGAACTTTAAATGAATTTTCAGCAAGAAATGAAATGGAAGGGTGCCTTATTTGTCACAATGCACCTTGTACTAAAAGATGCCCCCATGGATTAGATCCAGCAAAAGTCATTCGATCATTACGATTTGAAAATATAAATGGTGCCATAGCATCTGCAAAAGATAATGCAATATGTAAGGCTTGTGATACCAAAGACTGTGTAAAAACGTGTTTAAAAGGAAAAGTGGATCGTCCAGTAGAAATTCCAAGCCTTATGACATACATAGGAAATATAAATAAAAATAAAGGAATTAAAAAAGTAGATCTAGGTATTGAGTTTTGTGGCATACCTTGTGAGAACCCTTTCTTCCTATCCTCATCAGTGGTGGCCAGCAATTATGAAATGGTTGCAAAAGCTTTTGAGATGGGTTGGGCTGGCGTAGCATTTAAAACCATTGGTGTTTTTGTTCCAGAAGAAGTTTCTCCAAGGTTTTCAACCATTCGGAAAGAAGGGAATTCTTTTATTGGGTTCAAAAACATTGAACAAATCTCAGACCATACTTTAGAAGAGAATTTGGAATATCTCAAAAAGTTAAAAGAAGATTATCCAAGTAAAATTATTATTGCTTCTATTTTAGGTCAAAATGAAGAAGAGTGGACTTACTTAGCTCGACGTATGACAGAAGTAGGGGCAGATATTATTGAATGCAACTTTTCTTGTCCCCATATGACAGGGGAAGGATTAGGGTCAGATGTTGGTCAGAATCCAGATTTAGTTGCTCTTTATACAGCTGCAACAAGAAGAGGAACCCACTTGCCTATACTGGCTAAGATGACGCCTAACATAGGAAATATGGAGATACCTGCTATAGCAGCAATGGATAATGGCGCAACGGGAATAGCAGCCATCAATACAATAAAAAGCATTATGAACATACACTTAGATGATTTTAGTTCAGAACCTCAAGTAGATGGGAAATCCAGTGTGGGAGGCTATTCAGGCAAAACTGTTAAACCCATTGCCCTACGTTTTATAAATGATATGAAAAAGCATCCAAAGTTAGTGGATGTGCCTATTAGTGGTATGGGTGGTATAGAAAGTTGGAGAGATGGTGCAGAGTTCTTAGCTTTAGGGTGTGAGAATTTACAAATCACAACATCTGTAATGCAGTATGGCTACCGAATCATTGATGATTTAATTGAGGGACTTTCTACATATGTAGGGGAGATGGGATTTGATTCTGTTCAAGAGATGGTGGGTATGGCCTTACCTAAGTTGGTTCAAGCAGAAAAATTAAACCGCCATTCCATCTCGTATCCAAAGTTTGAGAAAACGAACTGTATTGGTTGTGGCAGATGTTACTTGTCTTGTTATGATGGTGGTCATCAAGCCATAGAAATGGATGAAGATCAAGAAAAACCAAAGTTATTGCCTAAAAAATGTGTAGGCTGCCATCTATGTGTAGTTGTATGTCCAGTAGGTGCCATATCTCCTGGTAAAAGAGTAGAAATAAGCCAGTAA